The genomic segment ACGATGGCCTGTCGGCGAGTGACCCGGCGGACCCACAGCCAGACGAGGAGCGGAACGAGCAGCAGGCAGGCGATGAGCCAAAGCGTGTTGCGCGGATCCTCCGAAAGCCATGGCAGGTAGATCGCCCGATTGGAGATCGTGAAGGGACCGAGCACTAAGGCCTGCCGGATGGCCGGCAAGCCATTCACCGCGGCGACGAAGATGACCAGCAGGACCAGGATTTTCGGCAGGTTGCGAAACAACTCGACATAGGCGAGCGCGAAGAGCCGCGCAAGCGGCGCCTTGCTGACGCTGAGAAGGCCGAGCAGCAGGCCGGCGAGGGAAGCGATGACGAGGCTCGCCACGGCGACGACGATGGTGTTGGCAAGGCCGGCGAGGATCGCACGCAGATAGCTGTCGTTCGCGCCGTAGGGAATGAGCGTTTCGCTGAGGTCGAATCCGGCCTGCTGGGTAAGGAAGGCGAAGCCCGGCTCGATGCCGGCCGCCAGCATGTTGGAATGAACGTTGTAGGCGATGAGGGCGAAGGCCGCGAGGATCGCAAGGCCGACGCCGATATCGGACCAGGAAACGGCAGGTCCCGTCCGGGGCGGACCGTCCTGCGCAGCGTGAGGAGTTTGCAAGTTCTGGTCCATGGCCGTTCAGGGGTTCGTTTCTGCCAGGTGGCTTGGCCGGGTGGGGGCTTGGAAACGGTCTACCAAAGCCTTCTGCGCCTCTGTCTCCGGTCCGGATCCGGCGCTGGCGACAAGCGCCGTGGCCTCCACCGTCTTGAGACCAAGGGCGCGCAGGATGCAGATGGCGACGGTGCCGGTGCGGCCGATACCGGCCGCGCAATGCACGAAGACCCTTCCACCGCCTGACAGATGCCGCGCCGCTTCATCGGCAAGGGCGGAGAGGCTGGCTTCATCCGCGGGAATGCCGAAATCCGCGATCGGGAAACGGGCAATGGCGATGTCCATCTCGCCGCCGAGGGCAGTCGCATAGGACGGCGCCTTCTCCTCGATTTCCGCAAGCGGCGTGAGGCTGACGATGCGAGTGATTTTTTGTGCCCGCAGATCGTCCATATCGTCGCCGAACGGGCGCAGCCGGCCGGGCATCGGGCCGAGCCAAAGGGCGCCGGCAATGCCGTGCGGCAGCCGGACGGCGCGCAGGAAAGGTGTTTCGCTCATGCGGTTTCCGCTGCAAGGCCGGCAAGAAGGGCGGTTGGCGTCTGCGCTGCCGAAACGGCCGCGACGGTTGCGCGCAGCGCCGAAAAGGCGGCATCGATATCCTCGCGCGCTGCCTGCATGCGCCAGCGGATCACCCGCCAGTGCAGGGCGGCGTGGGCCTCTGCGGCGATCGGGTCCTGCACCAGACCGGAGACGAGATCGAGGAACTGGGTGCGGATGGTGAAATAGCTTGCGAGTGGCGTCTCGCCGGGATTGGCCGTGAGCTCGGTGATCGTGGCGAGCTGGATGCGGGTGGGCATGGCGAACGCCGGCACGCAGCAGCGCGTGCAAAGTCGCAGCATGTCCGACAGCATGGAAAAATGCAGATCGCGCTGGGCGGGGTCGAGCGTGCTTACCACCGTGCCGACGCCGGAGCGCGTTTCGAGGAGATGCTCGAAGGAGAGCCGCTGCAGGACCTGGCGGATCGGCGTGCGGCTGACGCCGAATTCCTGCGCCAGCTTGCCCTCGTGCAACATCATCGGCGTGTCGGGATGGGTGGTGCAAATGCGGAAGCGCAGTTCCTGCAGCATATCTTCCGAACGGGGCGGACCGGATCTCGATATTTGCGGTAAGCTCACGCTTTTACCTTTCCATTCGCTTGGCGCGCATCCGCGCGGCCGTTGTCATGAACATGCAGCCAGGCTTCCTGAAGGGGACTTTCGACCGATTCCGGAAAAGCCTCGCGTATGGTCGACAGGGCCTCCTCGACCGAAAGGCCCCGCCTGTTGAGAATATGGGCTGCGGCCAGGCCGCTTCGACCGGCGCCGTAGCTACAGCACAGCGCAACAGCATGCCCGGCGGCAAGCAGCGCCGAAATCCGCCCGTCGAGCCGTTGCCAGGCCCGCATCCATGAAGGTCCGGGGGCCGCGAAATCGTCGATCGGCAGCGCGGCAAACGCCATGCCGGCCTGTTTGACCTTCCCGCGCAGCATTGCCCGGAAGCGGGGAGGGCAATCGCTGTCGCGCGCCAGGAAGAGGAAGAGGCCGGCCCCACGGGTGGCGAGCGCTGCCAGCGTCTCGTCGATGCCGGCCGGATCGACCCAGGCATCGCCTCGATGGTCGATGGTTACGCCGGGTGCGCCGAGGGTCACCAGACGCCCGCCGCCGGGGCAATCGACGGTGGCGCGGATGGATTTGGGATCGTCGATATCCGCCACGCCGCCTCTCCTCCGTCTGGCCGTCAGCCTCACCGTATCGGATAGGCGTACATCAGGCCACCTTTGCTGGCGGACGCGTTCTGACTGCCCTCGCGTTTCAGATTGAAGGGCGTCGCGGGACCGAGATGGCGATCGAATACCTCGCCGTAGGAGCCAACCTGCTTGATAACCTGATAGGCCCAGTCGGCGGGCAGTTTCATCTTGGCGGCCATGTCGGCGGTCGCGCCGTCCTTGGCGAAGAGACGCTGCACGGCTTTCGGCTGCTTGTCGAGATCGGCGATGGCGGCATCGACATTGGTCGAATTGATGCCGAGTTCATCGGCATTCAGCATGACCTGGAAGGCCCAGCGCACCGCTTTTTCCAGCGTTTCGTCCGGCTGTGTCGCCAGTGTCAGCGGTTCGGCCGAGATGACGTCCGGCAGCAGTTCGTAATCGTCGGGATTGTTGGCGAGGCGCCGATCGGCGGCCAGCGCCGTCATGTCGGAGGCATAGGCGTCGCATTTGCCGGCGAAGAAGGCCTGCAGACGCGCCGTCTTGTCGGCGATGTTCTCGACCTTGTAGTCGAGACCTTCGGCGGCGAACCAGTCGGCGATGTTGAGCAGCGTCGTCGAACCGTCCTCGGCGCAGATCGTCGCGCCCTTCAATTCCTTGGCCGATTTCACGCCGAGCGCCTTCGGCACCATGAAGCCCTGGCCGTCATAGAAGGTCGTCGCGACGAAGGAGAGGCCGGGATCGGCCGAGCGCGTGCCGGTTTCCGTGACCGAGCGGGACGCCATATGCGCCTGCCGGGAAACGAGGCTCTTCAGCGAATCGGAAAAGCCGATGCCGCGAATGTCCGCCTTGCTCGCGTCACCAAGGATCGCTGCCGCCGCCATGCGGCAGAAATCGGCATTGAAGCCCTGGAAGACGCCATTGCTGTCCGGCACGGAGAAGCCCGGCGCGCTGGGGCTGACCAGGCAGACGAGCTTGCCGCCCGAGACCACCTCGTCGAAAACGGCGCCAGCCTGCGCATGGGTCGTGACAGAGAGAACGCCAGCGCAGGCAAGCGCTGCCGTGAGATAAGACCGAAGCATGATATTCCCCCTCCATGATCAGGTAGAGACAGCTATACCTGTATACATGTTCAACGTATGAGACGTTTCTCCCGCTGTCAACCGGATTGCGATGAACCGGGATGGCATACGTCGAAACGATCTGCGATGGCGTGCTTCCTTGAAGGGTTTGCGTCAGCGGCGGCGACGACAGGTGGAGATGCAGTTCAGCCCCGCGCATAAATAACATGTATAGAAAACTCAAGTTTTAGAACTTGTTTGCGCCAGCGCAAAGAGCGGCCTCGCTCGAACGTGCGATTGCCTCCGCAGGGCAATCGACAAGTGGGGCGTCAGTCAGATGGTGCGGATGGGTGGGATAGGGTTTGTGGCGGCAACGGCGTGCCTTTTGGCAGGAACCGCGCCGGCTGCCTGGGCGCAATCGGCGACGCCCGGTTCGACCACGCTGCTGGATGAGATCGTGGTCGACGGCGGCAAGTGGAGCGACACCGTCCTTAAGGCCCGGGATCGTCTTACCGCCATCCCCGGCGGCGTTGCGGCCATCGGCGGCGAGGAACTGGCGGCACGGGCGGTGCCGACGCTTTCGGAAGCGCTGGCGCTCGTGCCTGGTGTCGTCGTGCAGCGTTTCTTCGGCGGGAACGACCAACCGCGCGTGCAAATCCGCGGCTCAGGCCTACAACAAAATCCGGTCGAGCGCGGCATGCTCGTCCTGAAGGATGGCCTGCCGATCAACCGGGCTGACGGCTCTTACATCGTGGGTCTTGCCAATCCCGGTCAGGCGAGCCTGATCGAGATCTATCGCGGCTATACTGCCAACCGGCTTGGCGCGAGCGTGCTCGGCGGGGCGATCAACTTCGCTTCCCCGGTCGAGGCGGGAACGAGCGTTTCCGCCGGTGGCGGCAGCTTCGGCGCGGCGGAAGTGTCCGCCCGCACCGGCTTCGACGGTGATCGTTTCGCCGGCGGCTTCTTCGTCGACAGCAGCCGCCGTGACGGTTTCCGCCGGCACAACGGCTCCCGCCGCACGAGCGTCGGCGGCACGGTCGAAGCGGAGATTTCCGATATCGTCACAACGCGCGCCTTCATCGGCTATACCGATCTCGGCTTCGACGTCTCCGGCCCCCTGACGCTGGGCGCGCTGGAAGCGGACCCGACGCAGATCTCGCTCGGCCCACCGACAAGCCTCGGTCCCAATGTGGAGCGCGACCGGCCGCGCCGCGAGGCAAGCCAGTTCATCGTCGGCTCACGCACCTCGATCGTGCTGGACGACCACCTCTTCGATATCGGGCTCGGCTATACCTATACGCAGGATATGTTCCGCTTCCCCGTATCGAGCGGCGTGCGCCGCACGGATGGCGGGGACCTGACCGGTCTTCTACGCTATGCCTACCAGCCCGATGCGGACGCTCTCCTGCCGCTTTTCGAAACGACGGCGCAATACTCCGTCGGATCGGCGGAGCGGACCTACAACATCAATCGCCGGGGCGCCGACGGGCCGGCCTTCTCGAAAAACGATCTTGACGCCTCGACCCTGTCGCTTACCGCGGGGTTCAATGTGCCGATCGGCGATACGGTGACCCTGTCGCCCTCGTTTTCTTATACCCATGCGACGCGCGGCAACGACGACCTCTGGGATACGGCAACGC from the Shinella zoogloeoides genome contains:
- a CDS encoding TonB-dependent receptor family protein, which translates into the protein MAGTAPAAWAQSATPGSTTLLDEIVVDGGKWSDTVLKARDRLTAIPGGVAAIGGEELAARAVPTLSEALALVPGVVVQRFFGGNDQPRVQIRGSGLQQNPVERGMLVLKDGLPINRADGSYIVGLANPGQASLIEIYRGYTANRLGASVLGGAINFASPVEAGTSVSAGGGSFGAAEVSARTGFDGDRFAGGFFVDSSRRDGFRRHNGSRRTSVGGTVEAEISDIVTTRAFIGYTDLGFDVSGPLTLGALEADPTQISLGPPTSLGPNVERDRPRREASQFIVGSRTSIVLDDHLFDIGLGYTYTQDMFRFPVSSGVRRTDGGDLTGLLRYAYQPDADALLPLFETTAQYSVGSAERTYNINRRGADGPAFSKNDLDASTLSLTAGFNVPIGDTVTLSPSFSYTHATRGNDDLWDTATRPRLAFTPGGPVLSGVAAIDTSYERSYHGWSPALAASWRPDKSNLLFAAISRSFEPPAHDDLLGTTGGTPNASPTGFSTPDLDAQTATTVEIGWRSDYDLWKVDAVAYYSWVDNELLSLRDSSGSLLSAFNADRTIHAGLELGVSGEILQGLTGRLAYTYQGFRFDNDPLRGDNRLAGAPSHVVHLALQYAVTEDWDIGAALQWVPAKTPVDNMNTLHADPYAVVDLKTEYRINEAFSLYGAVTNVFDRTYASSTLILDQASAGQAVYLPGDGRGFYAGIKARF
- a CDS encoding ABC transporter permease subunit (The N-terminal region of this protein, as described by TIGR01726, is a three transmembrane segment that identifies a subfamily of ABC transporter permease subunits, which specificities that include histidine, arginine, glutamine, glutamate, L-cystine (sic), the opines (in Agrobacterium) octopine and nopaline, etc.) translates to MQTPHAAQDGPPRTGPAVSWSDIGVGLAILAAFALIAYNVHSNMLAAGIEPGFAFLTQQAGFDLSETLIPYGANDSYLRAILAGLANTIVVAVASLVIASLAGLLLGLLSVSKAPLARLFALAYVELFRNLPKILVLLVIFVAAVNGLPAIRQALVLGPFTISNRAIYLPWLSEDPRNTLWLIACLLLVPLLVWLWVRRVTRRQAIVGRRAPVWPVALALSIAVPAVLAVALGAPLDLSWPALEGFSVKGGVALSIQFCVVALALGLYHGAQIAEVLRGGIEAVPNGQIEAAAALGLKGGQTTRLVVVPQVLRTVVPPLNNQFANLLKNTSISIAVGYSDLMSVAGTAINQTFRPLETMLITMSIYLLLCLALTGALNHWSARIRAREGRGSR
- a CDS encoding GntR family transcriptional regulator, translating into MLQELRFRICTTHPDTPMMLHEGKLAQEFGVSRTPIRQVLQRLSFEHLLETRSGVGTVVSTLDPAQRDLHFSMLSDMLRLCTRCCVPAFAMPTRIQLATITELTANPGETPLASYFTIRTQFLDLVSGLVQDPIAAEAHAALHWRVIRWRMQAAREDIDAAFSALRATVAAVSAAQTPTALLAGLAAETA
- a CDS encoding protein-tyrosine phosphatase family protein, yielding MSETPFLRAVRLPHGIAGALWLGPMPGRLRPFGDDMDDLRAQKITRIVSLTPLAEIEEKAPSYATALGGEMDIAIARFPIADFGIPADEASLSALADEAARHLSGGGRVFVHCAAGIGRTGTVAICILRALGLKTVEATALVASAGSGPETEAQKALVDRFQAPTRPSHLAETNP
- a CDS encoding protein-tyrosine phosphatase family protein codes for the protein MADIDDPKSIRATVDCPGGGRLVTLGAPGVTIDHRGDAWVDPAGIDETLAALATRGAGLFLFLARDSDCPPRFRAMLRGKVKQAGMAFAALPIDDFAAPGPSWMRAWQRLDGRISALLAAGHAVALCCSYGAGRSGLAAAHILNRRGLSVEEALSTIREAFPESVESPLQEAWLHVHDNGRADARQANGKVKA
- a CDS encoding transporter substrate-binding domain-containing protein → MLRSYLTAALACAGVLSVTTHAQAGAVFDEVVSGGKLVCLVSPSAPGFSVPDSNGVFQGFNADFCRMAAAAILGDASKADIRGIGFSDSLKSLVSRQAHMASRSVTETGTRSADPGLSFVATTFYDGQGFMVPKALGVKSAKELKGATICAEDGSTTLLNIADWFAAEGLDYKVENIADKTARLQAFFAGKCDAYASDMTALAADRRLANNPDDYELLPDVISAEPLTLATQPDETLEKAVRWAFQVMLNADELGINSTNVDAAIADLDKQPKAVQRLFAKDGATADMAAKMKLPADWAYQVIKQVGSYGEVFDRHLGPATPFNLKREGSQNASASKGGLMYAYPIR